TTTACCGATTTCACGAACCATTTTGGTAGGTGATCGGCGTACATTTGAATAGTCAAAAACAACAAAACAACTTTGGTCGGTACGTCTCTTTGGTCGGAGACATTAAAAGCCCAAAAGTCAAAACTCAAAAAACAACGAAACGCAAAAAGCTAACAATCATGGAATCAAAAATAAACAGACGAATATTTGTAGGAGCAGCCTTCTTAATCATTGGTCTCTTACTGACTTTCGATAATCTAGAAATCTTCAGATTTAATTTACCATACTATCTATTCAGGTGGCATTCAATACTCATCATTGTTGGTGTATTTATGTTATCGGTAAGAGAGAAAGTTGGATTAGGTATCACCTTATTAATTATAGGTGGAATTTTCCTCTTGGATGATATGGCCGATTACTATTACTGGAACTTTGGTTTCAATGATATATTCGACTTATGGCCACTAGCGCTTGTAGGAGTTGGTCTCTCCTTAATCTTGAAGCGTAATAGCCACAAAGACGAGTATGAAAAAAAAAGTTTTGAGAATGAACTCGACTACGTCGACGAACTGGCAGTATTTTCAGGAGCCGAGCGAGTGGTCACATCCAAAGAATTCAAAGGAGGCAAACTCACTTCGATATTTGGAGGAACAAGTTTAAACCTCATTAACTCTGATTTAGCCTGGGGCACGAACGTATTGGATGTATTTGTTCTATTCGGAGGTTGCGACATTAGAGTTCCTGCAGACATGAATGTGAAAGTAAAAGTCACTGCAATTTTTGGAGGTTTCTCTGATGAGCGCAAGGTCATCAACGAAAATGACGCTAATGATGGAAAAGAATTGGTAATTAAAGGTTTGGTGCTCTTTGGAGGAGGAGAGGTTAAATAACACCAAGTTTTAAAACGGTGGGTCGAAAGTTTATTCTTACGGCTCACCGTTAATCACTTCTAGCTTTTTTGTAATTTCCGCTTCGCGCGGATTTTTTTATGAATCACCCTTTCATTCGAAATAGAAACATTATCATTTACACAGGCATCTGGCTTGTGATCAGCATACTGTTTGCCTTTGGACTTTTCTATTTCAACGATTTAGAAGTTAAAATGGCCGCGATCGATAGTGCCATTTTCAACGGCATTTTCTATGGGCTGGGGCTATCTTACTGGTTCAATGTTAGGTATAGCTCCTTTGATAAATCACAGCTCCTCAACTTAATTATTAGCCATGTGGCAGCGCTGGTAATTTCGGTCGGGTTAGCCCTTTTTATCAGCAATAGTATATTAACCAGACTAGCTGGTGAAGAAGAGTACTTAAACTTTTTGCGCGAGTCATTGCCATGGCGTGGTGCCCTTGGCCTTATGTATTACTTCATCATCATACTGGTGTATTACCTCATTTTATACTACGATGATGTAAATGAAAAAAACCAAGAGCGCTCTCAGTTAGAAACCATGCTCAAAAGCTCAGAGCTGGAAATGTTGAAGTCGCAGATCAACCCCCATTTTATCTTCAACAGCTTAAACTCAATTGCATCGCTTACTATTATATCTCCTGAAAAGGCGAGGGATATGGTTGTGAAACTCTCTGAATTTTTAAGGTATTCATTAGGCAAAGAAAATGACCAGATGAATACTATGAATGATGAGATCACCAACATCATGTTATATCTGGACATAGAGAAAGTCAGGTTTGGCGATCGGCTTTCGGTAGAAACTAATATTGAAAAAGACTGTCTCGCATTGCACTTACCCAACTTGATTCTTCAACCGATCTTCGAGAATACCATCAAACATGGCATTTATGAGAGCCTAGAACAGGTTACCATTAAATTGAAAGCTTGGCAGGAGCAAAACTTATTAAGAATAGAGGTAAGTAATCAGTTTGACCCAAATGCAGTGGGCAAAAAAGGGAAAGGAATCGGTTTGAAAAACGTAACTGAACGACTTAGGCTTATTTATGGTGTTCCTCAATTGGTAGTTACCGAGAAGACTGATAACTTATTCACTGTTAGGCTCGACATTCCACAAATTGCAACCGACGTATGATCCGGACCATAATTATTGACGATGAAAGTTTAGCAAGAGACTTGATCAAAGCCTATTTGCAAAAATTCGATGATATTGAAGTCATTCAAGAGTGTGGCGACGGATTTCAGGGCTTAAAAGCTATTCAGGAACACAAACCCGATCTTATCTTTTTAGATGTACAGATGCCGAAAATTACTGGCTTCGAAATGCTGGAATTACTCGAAGAACCGCCAGTTATTATTTTTAGTACCGCATTTGATCAATATGCAATCAAAGCCTTTGAACTAAACGCCACAGATTATCTCCTAAAGCCCTACGCAGAAGATAGGTTTAACGAGGCCGTGACGAAGGCAAAAGCCAAAATCGGAAGTTCAAGTGTCATCAAAGAGGAACTTACTGAGCTACAAGAAACCAGATCTGAAAGTGATGAATCGCTAGACAGGATTGTTGTAAAAACGGGTAATAAAATTCAAATTCTCCCACTAGAAGCAATTGCTCATTTCGAAGCGCAAGACGATTACGTAGCCATCCACTCAGACCAGGGCAAGTTTTTAAAACTGATGCGTATGAAACACTTGGAAAACAAACTCCCACATGGAGAATTTGTCCGAGTTCATAGGTCCCACATCGTAAATGTAAAGCAGATTGAAAAGCTCGAACTCTACGAAAAAGACTCCTATTTACTTTCATTAAAAACGGGTGGTCAACTACCAGTAAGTCGTAGCGGGCACAGTAAGCTCAAAGAAGTGCTGAAGTACTAAGCCCTACGAACCAGCCCTACTTCCTACGGTCCATCATAGAAATTCTACGGTTCGGTAACTCTTATTTATAGGAGTGCATGAGTCATTGCACATTTGAGTATCAAAACAGCACGTTATGCAAAAGCTCAAATTAATCTTAACAATTGTACTCCTTAGCACTGTCAATGCTTGGTCGCAAACTACCATTAAAGGTAGCGTCAGTGATAATAAAGGAGAGTCCATTCCAGGGGCAAATGTCTACATCAAAGACTCTTTCGATGGTTCCAGTACTTTATCAGATGGATCGTTTTCTTTCGAAACGTCAGAAACCGGTGACCAAATATTAATTGTAAGTTTTATTGGTTACAAGACTTTAGAACAGCCTGTAAAGATCGAAGGAAAGGTCATCGATCTAAAGCTTATTATCAAAGAGGCGATCAATAAACTCGATGGTGTTACTATTACGGCAGGAGCCTTTGAAGCCAGTGATGTGAAGAAAATCACGGTGTTAAAACCTTTAGATATCGTAACAACAGCCAGCGCAGCTGGTGATATCATGGGTGCTATCAATACGTTGCCAGGTACAGCAACGGTTGGTGAGTCAGGTCGTTTGTTCGTTCGTGGTGGCGAAGGTTATGAAACAAAGGTTTTTATCGACGGATTAGAAGTTAGAAACGCTTTTGGTGCCACAGCCCCAAATGTGCCGACGCGAGGACGGTTTAGCCCTTTCCTTTTTAAAGGAACTACATTTAGCACTGGAGGATATTCATCGGAATATGGTCAAGCCCTTTCTTCGGCACTCGTTTTAAACTCAAATGATATCGCAGATAAAACACAAGGCGACATCTCGCTAATGTCAGTAGGTGGTGATTTGGCGTACACTAAAAGATGGGACAATACTTCCATTTCAGGTAAGGTTCAATACACTGATTTACGCCCTTATCAGGATTTAATCAGTCAAAACTTTGATTGGGAAAGCGCTCCTGTAGGCAAGGTTGGCGAGTTTGTCTTCCGTCAAAAGGTGAATGAAACTGGTTTATTGAAGGTTTACGCTAACGCAGATTTGTCCAACTTCACGATCAGACAGCCAAATATTGATCGAGATGGTATCAAGGACACCATCAGCATTGACAATAAGTATTTCTACTTAAACGCGAACTATAAAGATATACTTAACAAGAAATGGTCGGTTCGTGGAGGTCTTTCTACTACATATAATAGGGAAGATATTGGTTTCAATGCAGATCAAATCGATGAGATAGAGCGTGGTTTACATGGTAAAATTGCCTTCAACTGGGATGCAAGTGAAAAAGTGTCTGTAAACATAGGCACGGAAGTTCTTCACAAGCGTTTCGACCGTGAATTTGAATTAACCAGTACACAAGAAGCATTCAACTTTGAAGACAATACTTTGGCCACGTTTGTAGAGTCAGATTATTTCGCTTCGAATAAGTTAATCCTTAGAACGGGGCTTCGATTCGAGCATTCGTCGCTCTTAAACCAGGCATGGGTGAGCCCAAGAATTGCCATGTCTTATAAAGTGAACGAAACGGGCCAATTTTCGCTGGCATATGGAAAGTTTTTACAGGCACCTCAAAATGAATTTGCCCTTGTAAACAACAATTTAGCGCCAGAACGTGCGACGCACTACATTCTGAACTATCAGTATTTTAAAGACAGTCGTGTATTTAGAGTTGAGACTTATTTGAAGGATTATGACGACTTAGTGAAGTATCAGGATTTGAACGACTTTAATCCATTAAATTTCAATAACAATGGTTTTGGAGAAGCTAGAGGTGTAGACGTATTCTGGAGAGATGGTAAAACTTTCAAGGAGACTGACTATTGGGTATCTTATTCCTATGTAGACTCTCAGCGCGACTACCAAGACTTTAACACCGTGGCAACACCATCTTTTTTATCGAAACACAATTTCTCTTTCGTCTTAAAGCACTTTGTGCAGCCACTGAGAGTTCAGTTCGGTGCTACCTATAATTATGCATCGGCAAGAAGCTTTCACAACCCGAATAGAGATGGTTTCCAAAACGATAGAACACCAGCTTTTCATGATTTAAGCTTAGGTGCTGCCATACTAGTGAAGCAAAACATCATTATTTACATGTCTTCATCCAACGTTTTGGGAAGGGACAACATATTTGGCTATCAATATGCTACTCAACCCGACAATAATGGATTTTACAATAGTCAACCGATTAAACAGGCCGCCAAGAGATTTATATTCCTCGGCTTGTTTATCACACTAACGAAAGATGGCCAAGAAAATCAATTAGACAACTTATAATACAGAACATATGAAAACTCTTACAACAATTATCGTAGCATTAGGCATTTTATTCGTGCCATTTAAGGAGCAAAAGGCAGAAGTAACGCTGACCGTAACCATTGACGGGATTAGAAATAGTGATGGCAACATTACCATCGCATTGCATAACGGAGAATCGGATTTTCCAGGAGACGAGGGCTTTATGATGAAGTCAGCGGAGGCCAAAAAAGGCAGTATTGAAGTAGTTTTCGAAAAAGTACCGGAAGGCGAATATGCTATTGCCGTGTTACACGACGAAAATGGAAATGACGAGATGGACTTTAACCAATATGGCATGCCGATCGAAGGTTTTGGGTTCTCAAATGAGGCGACCGCTGAAATGGGCCCTCCAGAATTTGATGATGCTTCTTTTGAAGTTTCAGATGATACTGATCATAGCGTAGAAATAGTATATATGGGCATGTAATAGCTGTTTACCCTGATTAAAAAGCCTGCTAGAATTAGCGGGCTTTTTGCGTTTTAGAAGCGCATCATACTTCGATAAAAGATACAACTACGATTCATCCGTATGATTCTACGATTCGGTAAGACCTTTTTTCTAGACGCACGGGCCACCCTTACTTTTATAATATCAAAAACGAAAAAAGCATATTATGAAAACACTTACAGCAATGATATTAACCTTGGGACTGGCATTGGGCATGGTTCCAGCAAAAGAAGTAGAAAAGGTAACAATCACCGTAACGGTTGATGGTTTAAGAAACGAAGATGGCTATGTGATGGTAGCACTCCACAATGGGGAAACAGAATTTCCGGGTGACGATGCCTTTATGACAAAGTCGATAGCAGTGGAAAAAGGTTCCGTCGAAATAGTATTTGAGGAAGTTCCTGTTGGAGAGTATGCCATTGCCGTTATGCATGATGAAAACAGTAACGAAGAACTAGATTTCAATAGTTATGGTATGCCACTTGAAGGCTATGGATTCTCTAATGAAGCTCAAGGAGAAATGGGCCCACCAGATTTCGATGATGCAGCATTTGAGGTTACAGAAGATAGCGATCAGTATGTAGAAATTATGTACTTAGGTGGATATTAAACACTAAATCAAACACACAAGGTCGAGCCCATGCGCGTAGTAGCGTATGGGCTTTTTTCATCTATTTACCTTAAACTGATGGTAGAATTCCGCTCTAAACCATGACTATGATCACCTCGGTTTAGAACTACATGGATTTAGGATTTCAATACCGACGACTCATCCTCAAAATACTACGATTGGGTAAGTCTTTTTTCAACCCGGTTGATGGGGACACTACTTTTATATCATCACAAACGCAAAATTCAAAAACATGAAAAAGATATTCTTATTAATCGCATTATTAATAGCAGGTTTTTCACTTCACGGTCAAGGCCAAGAGGCATATATCAAAGCCATGCAAAAGGGTTTGACTGCCTTAGGTCAAGCAGGAAGCCTTGAGGAAACTCAAGCAGTGGCTAGCCAATTTGAAAGAATTTCGGCTAAAATAGATAGTGAATGGCATCCACATTACTATGCCGCTTTAAGCTATATTAATATGTCTTTTAAGGCCGAAGATATTGCAACAAAAGATAGCTATACCTCAAAGGCTCAAACGTTTATAGATAAAGCAAAAGC
This is a stretch of genomic DNA from Roseivirga misakiensis. It encodes these proteins:
- a CDS encoding LiaF transmembrane domain-containing protein, whose product is MESKINRRIFVGAAFLIIGLLLTFDNLEIFRFNLPYYLFRWHSILIIVGVFMLSVREKVGLGITLLIIGGIFLLDDMADYYYWNFGFNDIFDLWPLALVGVGLSLILKRNSHKDEYEKKSFENELDYVDELAVFSGAERVVTSKEFKGGKLTSIFGGTSLNLINSDLAWGTNVLDVFVLFGGCDIRVPADMNVKVKVTAIFGGFSDERKVINENDANDGKELVIKGLVLFGGGEVK
- a CDS encoding sensor histidine kinase, which produces MNHPFIRNRNIIIYTGIWLVISILFAFGLFYFNDLEVKMAAIDSAIFNGIFYGLGLSYWFNVRYSSFDKSQLLNLIISHVAALVISVGLALFISNSILTRLAGEEEYLNFLRESLPWRGALGLMYYFIIILVYYLILYYDDVNEKNQERSQLETMLKSSELEMLKSQINPHFIFNSLNSIASLTIISPEKARDMVVKLSEFLRYSLGKENDQMNTMNDEITNIMLYLDIEKVRFGDRLSVETNIEKDCLALHLPNLILQPIFENTIKHGIYESLEQVTIKLKAWQEQNLLRIEVSNQFDPNAVGKKGKGIGLKNVTERLRLIYGVPQLVVTEKTDNLFTVRLDIPQIATDV
- a CDS encoding LytR/AlgR family response regulator transcription factor, yielding MIRTIIIDDESLARDLIKAYLQKFDDIEVIQECGDGFQGLKAIQEHKPDLIFLDVQMPKITGFEMLELLEEPPVIIFSTAFDQYAIKAFELNATDYLLKPYAEDRFNEAVTKAKAKIGSSSVIKEELTELQETRSESDESLDRIVVKTGNKIQILPLEAIAHFEAQDDYVAIHSDQGKFLKLMRMKHLENKLPHGEFVRVHRSHIVNVKQIEKLELYEKDSYLLSLKTGGQLPVSRSGHSKLKEVLKY
- a CDS encoding TonB-dependent receptor codes for the protein MQKLKLILTIVLLSTVNAWSQTTIKGSVSDNKGESIPGANVYIKDSFDGSSTLSDGSFSFETSETGDQILIVSFIGYKTLEQPVKIEGKVIDLKLIIKEAINKLDGVTITAGAFEASDVKKITVLKPLDIVTTASAAGDIMGAINTLPGTATVGESGRLFVRGGEGYETKVFIDGLEVRNAFGATAPNVPTRGRFSPFLFKGTTFSTGGYSSEYGQALSSALVLNSNDIADKTQGDISLMSVGGDLAYTKRWDNTSISGKVQYTDLRPYQDLISQNFDWESAPVGKVGEFVFRQKVNETGLLKVYANADLSNFTIRQPNIDRDGIKDTISIDNKYFYLNANYKDILNKKWSVRGGLSTTYNREDIGFNADQIDEIERGLHGKIAFNWDASEKVSVNIGTEVLHKRFDREFELTSTQEAFNFEDNTLATFVESDYFASNKLILRTGLRFEHSSLLNQAWVSPRIAMSYKVNETGQFSLAYGKFLQAPQNEFALVNNNLAPERATHYILNYQYFKDSRVFRVETYLKDYDDLVKYQDLNDFNPLNFNNNGFGEARGVDVFWRDGKTFKETDYWVSYSYVDSQRDYQDFNTVATPSFLSKHNFSFVLKHFVQPLRVQFGATYNYASARSFHNPNRDGFQNDRTPAFHDLSLGAAILVKQNIIIYMSSSNVLGRDNIFGYQYATQPDNNGFYNSQPIKQAAKRFIFLGLFITLTKDGQENQLDNL
- a CDS encoding DUF2141 domain-containing protein; this encodes MKTLTTIIVALGILFVPFKEQKAEVTLTVTIDGIRNSDGNITIALHNGESDFPGDEGFMMKSAEAKKGSIEVVFEKVPEGEYAIAVLHDENGNDEMDFNQYGMPIEGFGFSNEATAEMGPPEFDDASFEVSDDTDHSVEIVYMGM
- a CDS encoding DUF2141 domain-containing protein translates to MKTLTAMILTLGLALGMVPAKEVEKVTITVTVDGLRNEDGYVMVALHNGETEFPGDDAFMTKSIAVEKGSVEIVFEEVPVGEYAIAVMHDENSNEELDFNSYGMPLEGYGFSNEAQGEMGPPDFDDAAFEVTEDSDQYVEIMYLGGY